The following nucleotide sequence is from Rhodothermales bacterium.
CATCGCGTTCGAGCCGATCCTCTTCCCGGACGACTTCGCGTGGACGGAGCCGCTGCCGGCCGTGCGCGGCGCCCTCGGCGACGGCTACCGGTCCCTACTCCCGCTCATGGACGGCGGGGTCTACGACAACCAGGGCGTCGACGGCGTAACTACCGCCTACAGGCGGAGCGGCATAGAGCTCGGCTGGCTCCTAGTCTCCGACAGCAGCCCCGAGCGCGGGTCCGAGGCGTTCTACACCCCCCAGACGGAGGCCGAGGAGTCGGGCGGTCTCCCGCTCAAAGCGGTCCCCCGTCTCGCTGCGGCCCTGCTCGTGGTCGCGGCACTCTCGCTCGGGAGCCTCGGGGTGGACCTCGTGCGCGAGGTGCAAGCACGCGGGATAGCGTGGGGCCACGACCTCCTGGTCTACGGCGTCCCCATCGCGCTCGCGCTCGTGGCGGCGCTCCTCGTGGTCCTCGCAGGGCTCAAGGCACGCGACCTCATGCGCTACGCGCGCGACGAGACCGGCGTGGACCCGTGGCCCACGCTCCGCGAAGTGAGCATCCGGGACCTCGTCCACCTCGTGCGCAGCCGCCTGGGCTCGTTCACGGCGCTCACGGCGAACGTCTTCATGAAGCGCATCCGCGGCCTCATCCAGGCCGTGCTGTCCCAGGGCGAAGGGTACAAGGACAGGGTGGCGTTCAACCTCATCTACGACCTCGGCCGCAACCGCCCCACCCTCTACGGCGATCACCCGGAGCTCGAACCGACCGCCGCGCTCGTCGCGCTGGCACGGCGCTCGAACGCGCTCGGGACGACGCTCTGGTTCGACCGCGAAGACGACCTCCGCGACCTCGTCGCGTGCGGGCAGGCCACCGCCTGCTTTACGATCCTGGAGTTCCTCGCGGAGACCTACGGCTACGGGCCCTCACCCAGCGACAGGGCCTCCAGCGATGC
It contains:
- a CDS encoding patatin-like phospholipase family protein: METQPTQPLPNLLATDPLEAAPLAADPFAGNFALCLSGGGYRAAAFHLGVLDVLTRLGLADRIRTLSTISGGTIVGAAYALSRTRDEPFGAFYYGFYEALRTRNVVAEAFDRLHEVPAAPGQGEHRGHPAPSLIRAAATVYADDNFVGDATLGDLAGSPKTPDELIFSATEFRGGRAFRFQTSRRAPGHVGSSGDLRIPDPLWRQIRLADVVAASSCFPIAFEPILFPDDFAWTEPLPAVRGALGDGYRSLLPLMDGGVYDNQGVDGVTTAYRRSGIELGWLLVSDSSPERGSEAFYTPQTEAEESGGLPLKAVPRLAAALLVVAALSLGSLGVDLVREVQARGIAWGHDLLVYGVPIALALVAALLVVLAGLKARDLMRYARDETGVDPWPTLREVSIRDLVHLVRSRLGSFTALTANVFMKRIRGLIQAVLSQGEGYKDRVAFNLIYDLGRNRPTLYGDHPELEPTAALVALARRSNALGTTLWFDREDDLRDLVACGQATACFTILEFLAETYGYGPSPSDRASSDADEEHAEAKRVLAEAGPLWARLKEDPVALLRERGEGRGPAKPIDR